A portion of the Microtus ochrogaster isolate Prairie Vole_2 linkage group LG12, MicOch1.0, whole genome shotgun sequence genome contains these proteins:
- the LOC101989793 gene encoding olfactory receptor-like protein OLF3, with translation MEPNNETWMHEFILLGLSSNWDTQVSLFVLFLLMYLVTVLGNFLIVLLIRLDNRLHTPMYFFLTNLSLVDVSYATSIVPQLLAHFLATHKAIPFLSCAAQLFFSLGLGGIEFLLLTVMAYDRYVAVCDPLRYSVIMRAGLCMRLVIISWISGFINSLVHTSITFQLPTCTNKHIDHIACETLAVVRLACVDTSSNKIVIMVSSIVLLMAPLFLVLLSYIQIISTILKIQSTEGRWKAFQTCASHLTMVALCYGMAIFTYIQPHSSPSVLQEKLMSLFYAILTPMLNPMIYSLRNKEVKGAWKKLIVKFSGFTSKLAT, from the coding sequence ATGGAACCCAACAATGAGACGTGGATGCATGAATTCATCCTCCTTGGCCTGTCAAGTAACTGGGACACTCAAGTCTCCCTCTTCGTCCTGTTCTTGCTGATGTACCTGGTGACAGTGCTGGGGAATTTTCTCATCGTTCTTCTGATCAGACTGGACAACAGACTCCACACTcccatgtatttctttctgaCCAACCTGTCACTTGTGGATGTGTCCTATGCCACAAGCATAGTCCCCCAGTTGCTGGCTCATTTTCTTGCCACACACAAAGCAATTCCGTTTCTGAGCTGTGCAgcacagttatttttttctctgggcTTGGGTGGGATTGAGTTTCTTCTGCTGAcagtgatggcctatgaccgctatgtggcagTGTGTGACCCTCTGAGGTACTCAGTCATCATGCGGGCAGGGCTGTGCATGAGACTGGTCATCATATCTTGGATCAGTGGCTTCATCAACTCTCTTGTCCATACTTCCATCACCTTTCAGTTGCCCACGTGTACCAATAAGCATATTGATCATATAGCCTGTGAAACCCTTGCTGTGGTCAGATTGGCTTGTGTAGATACCTCCTCCAATAAGATTGTAATTATGGTTTCTAGCATTGTCTTGCTTATGGCACCATTGTTCTTGGTTCTTTTGTCCTACATTCAGATCATCTCGACCATCCTAAAGATACAGTCCACAGAAGGAAGGTGGAAAGCCTTTCAAACCTGTGCCTCTCACCTTACTATGGTTGCCCTGTGCTATGGCATGGCTATTTTCACCTACATCCAACCCCACTCTAGCCCTTCTGTCCTTCAAGAGAAGTTGATGTCTCTGTTCTATGCTATTTTGACACCCATGTTGAACCCCATGATCTATAGTCTAAGGAATAAAGAGGTGAAGGGGGCATGGAAGAAACTTATAGTGAAATTTTCTGGGTTCACATCAAAACTGGCAACTTAA